Proteins encoded by one window of Pseudonocardia sp. HH130629-09:
- a CDS encoding SpoIIE family protein phosphatase encodes MDRFDRRTEDECVPVRDLLATIDWSATPLGARDTWDRELEDTIRFILESRQPLVAWWGPELVVFYNDEFVPHAGLRHPGGFGRPLRDAWPEAFAHLSGVLEELLGGRRDGIYRRDDRLVLRRWDVPEATWWTYSATPVRGPDGDVRGLIVFTAESTAQVVGGRRMTILAALGEVSRDAPTLDIAVERLCTVLTDLPDDVGCAVVTAIGADPGPLATVRIDAPPADWLPDGLGSDRATDVEFLAVDPVEVHGNDGVPVTDVVRATVYTPDGSTGVAVVIGAPPLLPLDDDHRSFLRLIAGTIGGLLTAALARDRERDRRDDAGLVEQARAEYYAGLGDELRDPLTLVLGPLERLRDNDDAAVRTQVELAQRNAQRMLKLVDGLLDVSALQTGRYDGLFAPTEIGATTAALVDAFAPVVERAGLALTVSCPPQVRPVWVDRDAWEKVVLNLLSNAVKYTRDGGVTVDLAQDGEQVVLRVSDTGAGIEDGELEAVFDRFHRPTRRHGRSGDGSGLGLPLIRQLVRLHGGTIGVTSDPGAGSTFTVRLPLGFAHLPPERLVRARVGSRSAPQLAAPYVAEALRWLPDEPADVPPVLARGRSVDGSVVDGLEVDHRDRVLVVDDDREMRGYLRDLLTERWTVRVVADGSAALESARTDPPDLVVADAALPGNGGIELLRALRSDPRTVGVPVVLLSSRAGEEAAVEGFAAGADDYLVRPFSARELLARVANHLHLGRVRRAAELQFRAMADSTPALIWVDDPGGHRLFVNRGWLDFTGVEDAAQELGHDWRRRIHPDDRERYRSVTSAAARAHAPFEVEYRLLDRAGRYRWVLDRGAPVRDGERSAGYVGGCLDIDVQHREQRRHRIYSEVAESLEREITRTGRTDQLVRAVVEDRLADIAVVHDGDAVTGTGTLAVAAERSALEPSLWRLAPLVPAADDGRPEILDAAHLDEVLSRLAPTQRRAWTRLRMTSVMVVPLPARGRTSAVLTVVRTETGDPYTDDDLDLLSEIGRRAGLAVDNARLLEQERASAQRLGLLHRATAKMSAAATPGEVAAIAADHIVDLLAADHAGLWEVRGEWLQALTGHGWDRDMWQRAARIRTDAPLAFTEVLSGHEPLWFTTAHEWATRYPAAIGIAPDHAQTIGYLPLVAGGRSLGVLAVAMLTERRLSDADKEAAVAVAELAAQALDRASMLEAETEARRLAERLGAVATGLARATDLESVAEVVVEHGRISIGAEAVAVLVVDEGGTLSLLRESGWPADGPPMRTPGRAHPLSRAVSSGEPIWNAGEPVEGEVRRYPVQTAVPLMVAARPIGVIGLRFPVEPVFTPEQRSFVLTLANQCAQAIVRAQLHQAEHEVAVTLQRSLLPQRLPDIERLSLATRYRPGTQGTEAGGDWFDVLDLGDDLVALVVGDVVGRGPAAAAVMGQLRSAVASNLVNGQPPARALEQLDQYALRVRGAMASTVAIATIDTGSGEMRYASAGHPPPLVAGPDGVRTLSEGRGVPLGISGRPPFPEAVDRMEPGETILLCSDGLFERRDEVIDDGLARLSAAFDELSAAQPRDMADTLLHRMSEGMVVPDDTVVVVARLMPPPLRIAIEADPKRLAPLRRAVAAWAARCGMGPDAVSDLQLTVGEAATNSIEHAYLPEDTDGRAGVDVDLALTADGSVAVRVTDGGRWRPPPADPGYRGRGIALIRELAGDVHIDASDSGTTVRFLLPAIPVEVGTPGAGPPVEFVAGEPEPDRDRDDTSSGEGGGGTVRARLRAVPDAHGVRIGIVGDLDLGGVSAIRAPLMEHVDRGLPITLNLPGEAFVSSAGIALLSEVARRMRAGGAALTLVAPAGSQARRSLVLSGLDTVIGMSDDDGA; translated from the coding sequence GTGGATCGGTTCGACCGGCGGACGGAGGACGAGTGCGTCCCCGTCCGCGACCTGCTGGCGACGATCGACTGGTCGGCGACCCCGCTCGGCGCGCGCGACACCTGGGACCGCGAGCTCGAGGACACCATCCGGTTCATCCTGGAGAGCCGCCAGCCGCTCGTCGCGTGGTGGGGACCCGAGCTCGTCGTGTTCTACAACGACGAGTTCGTCCCGCACGCGGGCCTGCGTCATCCCGGGGGCTTCGGCAGACCGCTGCGCGACGCCTGGCCCGAGGCCTTCGCTCATCTCTCCGGCGTTCTGGAGGAGCTGCTCGGCGGCCGGCGCGACGGCATCTACCGGCGCGACGACCGCCTGGTGCTGCGGCGGTGGGACGTGCCGGAGGCGACGTGGTGGACCTACTCCGCCACCCCCGTCCGTGGCCCCGACGGCGACGTCCGGGGTCTGATCGTCTTCACCGCCGAGTCCACGGCCCAGGTGGTCGGTGGCCGGCGCATGACGATCCTGGCCGCGCTCGGCGAGGTGTCCCGTGACGCCCCGACCCTCGACATCGCCGTCGAACGGCTCTGCACGGTCCTGACCGACCTGCCCGACGACGTCGGCTGCGCCGTCGTGACGGCGATCGGCGCCGACCCCGGCCCACTGGCCACCGTCCGCATCGACGCGCCGCCCGCGGACTGGCTCCCGGACGGCCTCGGCTCCGACCGCGCCACCGACGTCGAGTTCCTCGCCGTCGACCCGGTCGAGGTCCACGGCAACGACGGTGTCCCGGTCACCGACGTCGTGCGGGCCACGGTGTACACCCCCGACGGGTCGACCGGCGTCGCCGTCGTCATCGGGGCGCCGCCGCTGCTCCCGCTCGACGACGACCACCGCTCGTTCCTGCGGCTGATCGCGGGCACCATCGGCGGCCTGCTGACCGCCGCGCTCGCCCGCGACCGCGAGCGCGACCGGCGCGACGACGCCGGCCTGGTCGAGCAGGCCCGTGCCGAGTACTACGCCGGTCTCGGCGACGAGCTCCGTGACCCGCTGACCCTCGTCCTCGGACCGCTGGAGCGGCTGCGCGACAACGACGACGCCGCCGTCCGCACCCAGGTGGAGCTCGCGCAGCGCAACGCGCAGCGGATGCTCAAGCTCGTCGACGGTCTGCTGGACGTCTCCGCCCTGCAGACCGGCAGGTACGACGGCCTGTTCGCCCCCACCGAGATCGGCGCCACCACCGCGGCGCTGGTCGACGCGTTCGCCCCCGTCGTCGAACGGGCCGGGCTGGCGCTGACGGTGTCCTGCCCGCCGCAGGTCCGCCCGGTCTGGGTCGACCGCGACGCGTGGGAGAAGGTCGTCCTCAACCTGCTCAGCAACGCGGTCAAGTACACCCGCGACGGCGGCGTCACGGTCGACCTCGCCCAGGACGGCGAACAGGTCGTGCTGCGGGTCTCCGACACCGGCGCCGGCATCGAGGACGGCGAGCTGGAGGCGGTGTTCGACCGTTTCCACCGGCCCACCCGGCGGCACGGCCGCAGCGGCGACGGCAGCGGCCTTGGCCTGCCGCTGATCCGCCAGCTGGTCCGCCTGCACGGCGGCACCATCGGCGTGACCAGCGACCCCGGCGCGGGCAGCACGTTCACCGTGCGGCTGCCGCTGGGCTTCGCCCACCTGCCCCCCGAACGCCTCGTCCGTGCCCGGGTCGGGTCCCGATCCGCTCCGCAGCTCGCCGCGCCCTACGTCGCGGAGGCGCTGCGCTGGCTGCCCGACGAGCCCGCCGACGTCCCGCCGGTCCTCGCCCGCGGCCGCTCGGTGGACGGGTCGGTCGTCGACGGGCTGGAGGTCGACCACCGCGACCGGGTGCTCGTCGTCGACGACGACCGCGAGATGCGTGGCTACCTGCGCGACCTGCTCACCGAACGCTGGACCGTGCGGGTCGTCGCCGACGGCTCGGCCGCGCTGGAGTCCGCCCGCACCGACCCGCCGGACCTGGTCGTCGCGGACGCGGCGCTGCCCGGCAACGGTGGCATCGAGCTCCTGCGGGCGTTGCGGTCGGACCCCCGCACGGTCGGGGTGCCGGTCGTGCTGCTGTCGTCGCGGGCCGGGGAGGAGGCCGCCGTCGAGGGCTTCGCCGCCGGCGCCGACGACTACCTGGTCCGCCCGTTCTCCGCCCGCGAGCTGCTCGCGCGGGTCGCGAACCACCTGCATCTCGGCCGGGTCCGGCGGGCCGCCGAGCTGCAGTTCCGCGCCATGGCCGACTCCACCCCGGCGCTGATCTGGGTCGACGACCCCGGCGGGCACCGGCTGTTCGTCAACCGCGGCTGGCTGGACTTCACCGGCGTCGAGGACGCCGCGCAGGAGCTGGGCCACGACTGGCGCCGCCGCATCCACCCCGACGACCGCGAGCGCTACCGCTCGGTGACCTCCGCCGCCGCCCGCGCGCACGCGCCGTTCGAGGTCGAGTATCGGCTCCTGGACCGGGCGGGCCGCTACCGCTGGGTGCTCGACCGGGGCGCTCCCGTGCGCGACGGCGAACGCTCCGCGGGCTACGTCGGCGGCTGTCTCGACATCGACGTCCAGCACCGTGAGCAGCGCAGGCACCGCATCTACTCCGAGGTCGCCGAGTCCCTGGAACGGGAGATCACGCGCACCGGACGCACGGACCAGCTCGTCCGGGCCGTCGTCGAGGACCGGCTCGCCGACATCGCGGTCGTCCACGACGGCGACGCGGTCACCGGAACCGGCACCCTCGCCGTGGCTGCGGAGCGCTCGGCACTGGAACCCTCGCTGTGGCGGCTCGCCCCGCTGGTCCCCGCCGCCGACGACGGCCGTCCCGAGATCCTCGACGCCGCCCACCTCGACGAGGTCCTGAGCCGGCTCGCACCCACCCAGCGCCGGGCCTGGACCCGGCTGCGCATGACCTCGGTGATGGTCGTGCCGCTGCCCGCTCGCGGCCGCACCAGCGCCGTGCTGACCGTCGTCCGCACCGAGACCGGCGACCCCTACACCGACGACGACCTGGACCTGCTGTCCGAGATCGGCCGCCGGGCCGGGCTGGCCGTCGACAACGCCCGCCTGCTGGAGCAGGAACGCGCCTCGGCCCAGCGCCTGGGCCTGCTGCACCGGGCCACCGCCAAGATGTCGGCCGCCGCGACCCCCGGTGAGGTCGCCGCCATCGCCGCCGACCACATCGTCGACCTGCTCGCCGCCGACCACGCCGGACTCTGGGAGGTCCGGGGCGAGTGGCTGCAGGCGCTCACCGGGCACGGCTGGGACCGCGACATGTGGCAGCGGGCCGCCCGGATCCGGACCGACGCGCCGCTGGCGTTCACCGAGGTCCTGTCCGGGCACGAGCCGTTGTGGTTCACCACTGCGCACGAGTGGGCGACGCGCTACCCCGCGGCCATCGGCATCGCACCGGACCACGCCCAGACCATCGGCTACCTGCCGCTCGTCGCCGGTGGGCGCTCGCTCGGGGTCCTCGCGGTCGCCATGCTGACCGAACGACGGCTGTCCGACGCGGACAAGGAGGCGGCCGTCGCCGTCGCCGAGCTCGCCGCGCAGGCGCTGGACCGGGCCTCGATGCTGGAGGCCGAGACCGAGGCCCGCCGGCTCGCCGAGCGCCTCGGCGCGGTCGCGACCGGGCTGGCCAGGGCCACCGACCTGGAGTCGGTCGCCGAGGTCGTCGTCGAGCACGGCCGGATCTCGATCGGGGCCGAGGCGGTCGCGGTGCTCGTGGTCGACGAGGGCGGCACGCTCTCGCTGCTGCGCGAGTCCGGCTGGCCGGCCGACGGCCCGCCGATGCGCACCCCCGGCCGCGCGCACCCGCTGAGCCGCGCCGTCAGCAGCGGCGAGCCGATCTGGAACGCCGGCGAGCCCGTCGAGGGCGAGGTCCGGCGCTACCCGGTGCAGACCGCGGTGCCGCTGATGGTCGCGGCCCGCCCGATCGGCGTCATCGGGCTGCGGTTCCCGGTCGAGCCGGTGTTCACCCCCGAACAGCGCAGCTTCGTGCTCACACTCGCCAACCAGTGCGCGCAGGCGATCGTCCGCGCCCAGCTGCACCAGGCGGAGCACGAGGTCGCGGTCACCCTGCAACGCAGCCTGCTGCCCCAGCGACTGCCCGACATCGAACGGCTGTCGCTGGCCACCCGCTACCGCCCCGGCACCCAGGGCACCGAGGCCGGTGGCGACTGGTTCGACGTCCTGGACCTCGGCGACGACCTGGTGGCGCTCGTCGTCGGCGACGTCGTCGGCCGCGGCCCGGCGGCGGCCGCGGTGATGGGGCAGCTGCGGTCCGCGGTCGCGTCGAACCTGGTCAACGGCCAGCCCCCGGCGCGGGCCCTCGAGCAGCTCGACCAGTACGCGCTGCGGGTGCGCGGCGCGATGGCCAGCACCGTGGCCATCGCGACGATCGACACCGGGTCCGGCGAGATGCGTTACGCCAGCGCCGGGCACCCCCCGCCGCTGGTCGCCGGCCCGGACGGGGTGCGGACCCTGTCCGAGGGCCGCGGCGTGCCGCTGGGGATCTCGGGTCGGCCCCCGTTCCCCGAGGCCGTGGACCGGATGGAACCCGGCGAGACGATCCTGCTCTGCTCGGACGGTCTGTTCGAACGCCGTGACGAGGTCATCGACGACGGCCTGGCCCGGCTGTCCGCGGCGTTCGACGAGCTGTCCGCCGCGCAGCCCCGCGACATGGCGGACACGCTGCTGCACCGGATGTCCGAGGGGATGGTCGTCCCGGACGACACGGTCGTCGTCGTCGCGCGGCTGATGCCGCCGCCGCTGCGGATCGCGATCGAGGCCGACCCGAAACGGCTCGCCCCGCTGCGTCGCGCGGTGGCGGCCTGGGCCGCGCGGTGCGGGATGGGCCCGGACGCGGTCAGCGACCTGCAGCTGACCGTCGGCGAGGCCGCCACCAACTCCATCGAGCACGCCTACCTGCCCGAGGACACCGACGGGCGCGCCGGCGTCGACGTCGACCTGGCGTTGACCGCGGACGGCTCGGTCGCGGTGCGCGTCACCGACGGCGGACGCTGGCGGCCCCCGCCGGCCGACCCCGGCTACCGCGGCCGCGGCATCGCGCTCATCCGCGAGCTCGCCGGGGACGTGCACATCGACGCGTCGGACTCCGGCACCACCGTGCGGTTCCTGCTGCCCGCGATCCCGGTCGAGGTGGGCACCCCGGGCGCGGGCCCGCCGGTGGAGTTCGTCGCCGGGGAGCCCGAACCGGACCGCGACCGGGACGACACCTCGTCCGGCGAGGGTGGCGGCGGCACCGTCCGCGCCCGGTTGCGTGCCGTCCCGGACGCGCACGGCGTGCGGATCGGGATCGTCGGCGACCTCGACCTCGGTGGGGTCTCGGCGATCCGGGCCCCGCTGATGGAGCACGTCGACCGCGGGCTGCCGATCACCCTGAACCTGCCCGGTGAGGCGTTCGTCAGCAGCGCCGGGATAGCCCTGCTGTCGGAGGTCGCGCGCCGGATGCGGGCAGGAGGGGCCGCGCTGACCCTCGTCGCGCCCGCCGGCAGCCAGGCCCGTCGTTCGCTGGTCCTGTCGGGTCTCGACACCGTCATCGGCATGTCCGACGACGACGGCGCCTGA
- a CDS encoding alpha/beta hydrolase, which yields MTGTTEVHGRLPGVGGIELFWQGRLPAEESTGVLLVSHGIGEHSGRYATVVDTLVPDGWAVYGLDHRGHGRSGGTRVHVRRYDDLLTDFETFRRETIARHPGIPVFLLGHSLGGQIALAYALRHQNRLDGLVLSAPALASDAVPAALVPLLSVVAKVLPTVRPVGIDTSAISSDPAVVADYDADPLVHHGRPTLALGAEIYRQMAELPVRAAELRIPLLVQHGTADRLTDPAGTRLLDERSGSADTTVLWYDDFWHEIYHEPGRAAPLADLRDWLDRHRDAARRVT from the coding sequence ATGACCGGCACCACGGAGGTCCACGGCCGGCTCCCCGGCGTCGGTGGCATCGAGCTGTTCTGGCAGGGCCGCCTCCCCGCCGAGGAGTCGACCGGCGTCCTGCTCGTCAGTCACGGCATCGGCGAGCACTCCGGCCGCTACGCCACCGTCGTCGACACCCTGGTCCCCGACGGCTGGGCCGTGTACGGCCTCGACCACCGCGGCCACGGCCGCTCCGGCGGCACCCGGGTGCACGTCCGCCGCTACGACGACCTGCTCACCGACTTCGAGACGTTCCGTCGCGAGACGATCGCCCGCCACCCCGGCATCCCCGTGTTCCTGCTCGGGCACAGCCTCGGCGGCCAGATCGCGCTCGCCTACGCGCTGCGCCACCAGAACCGCCTCGACGGACTCGTGCTGTCCGCTCCCGCGCTGGCCTCCGACGCCGTCCCGGCCGCGCTCGTCCCGCTGCTGTCGGTCGTCGCGAAGGTGCTGCCCACGGTCCGCCCGGTCGGGATCGACACGTCCGCGATCAGCTCGGACCCGGCCGTCGTCGCCGACTACGACGCCGACCCGCTCGTGCACCACGGCCGCCCCACACTCGCCCTCGGCGCGGAGATCTACCGGCAGATGGCCGAGCTGCCCGTCCGGGCCGCCGAGCTGCGGATCCCGCTGCTCGTGCAGCACGGCACCGCGGACCGGCTCACCGACCCGGCGGGCACCCGGCTGCTCGACGAGCGCTCCGGGTCCGCAGACACCACCGTGCTCTGGTACGACGACTTCTGGCACGAGATCTACCACGAACCGGGCAGGGCGGCCCCGCTCGCGGACCTGCGGGATTGGCTCGACCGGCACCGCGACGCGGCCCGTCGGGTGACCTGA